From Echinicola jeungdonensis, the proteins below share one genomic window:
- the prfA gene encoding peptide chain release factor 1: MLDKLEAIKERFEEVGQLIIQPDAMSDMNNYTKLTKEYKDLEKIIEAYNEYKLVLENIDSSKEILENEKDPDFREMAKAELDELKNRQVVLEKDLKQMLIPKDPNDSKDCILEIRSGTGGDEAAIFAGDLFRMYQRFCEKQGWNLTILDLTFGSAGGYKEIISTVSGADVYGKLKYESGVHRVQRVPATETQGRVHTSAATVAVLPEMEDVDVEIDMNDVRKDTYCSSGPGGQSVNTTYSAVRLTHEPSGIVVTCQDQKSQIKNFEKALKVLRSRIYEIELAKHNEAVGAQRRSMVGSGDRSDKIRTYNYPQSRVTDHRINKTVYNLPDIMEGNIEEFISALRFAENAERLKNSGMEK; this comes from the coding sequence ATGCTTGACAAATTAGAGGCCATAAAAGAACGATTTGAGGAAGTGGGGCAGTTGATTATTCAGCCGGATGCCATGTCGGATATGAATAATTACACAAAACTGACCAAGGAATACAAAGACCTGGAAAAAATTATTGAGGCCTACAATGAATATAAGTTGGTGCTTGAAAACATTGACAGTTCAAAAGAAATCTTGGAAAATGAAAAAGACCCGGATTTCCGGGAAATGGCAAAGGCTGAACTAGATGAACTAAAAAACCGACAAGTAGTCCTGGAGAAGGATTTAAAACAAATGCTGATTCCAAAAGATCCAAATGATTCTAAGGATTGTATCCTTGAAATCAGGAGTGGAACTGGTGGGGATGAGGCAGCCATTTTTGCTGGTGACCTTTTTCGCATGTACCAGCGGTTTTGCGAAAAGCAAGGATGGAATCTCACAATTCTTGATTTGACTTTTGGATCAGCTGGAGGCTATAAAGAAATTATTAGCACTGTTTCGGGTGCTGATGTGTATGGCAAGCTAAAATATGAATCCGGCGTTCACCGGGTACAAAGGGTTCCGGCAACCGAAACACAAGGCAGGGTCCACACTTCTGCTGCAACAGTGGCCGTCCTTCCGGAAATGGAAGATGTGGATGTGGAGATCGACATGAATGATGTCCGAAAAGACACCTATTGTTCCTCTGGCCCAGGTGGACAATCCGTCAACACCACTTATTCGGCAGTAAGGTTAACCCACGAACCCTCCGGAATTGTTGTTACATGTCAGGATCAAAAATCCCAGATCAAAAATTTTGAAAAAGCCTTAAAGGTGCTCCGTTCCAGGATTTATGAAATTGAACTGGCTAAGCACAATGAAGCTGTAGGCGCTCAAAGAAGGTCAATGGTAGGCAGTGGAGACCGTTCGGACAAAATCCGAACTTATAATTATCCTCAAAGTAGGGTAACTGACCATAGAATCAATAAAACCGTATACAACCTTCCCGATATTATGGAAGGGAATATTGAAGAATTTATAAGTGCTCTTCGCTTTGCAGAAAATGCCGAAAGGTTAAAAAATAGTGGCATGGAGAAATAA
- a CDS encoding Tll0287-like domain-containing protein, translating to MKIYFNLISLVFFLWACNSGKKVEKEVLEEVNQSMEIKKVSEAEILNESLKWGNEIAEEAQKELMSALQKAIADKGVSGAIEYCNAQAFPLVEKVGEKHGVEVSRVSHNYRNPADQPNEMEAMLLDAYEYNEENGIESKPNIQEIDGGEVLLYTKAIKIPGGLCLNCHGEPGKDISAETLMKLDELYPKDKAKGHKVGDLRGIWSIAIPKKEVVKRL from the coding sequence ATGAAAATATATTTCAACTTAATATCGCTTGTGTTTTTCCTCTGGGCCTGCAATTCCGGAAAAAAGGTAGAAAAAGAGGTCTTGGAGGAGGTCAACCAATCCATGGAAATAAAGAAAGTCAGTGAGGCCGAAATTCTCAATGAATCCCTGAAATGGGGAAATGAAATTGCTGAGGAAGCACAAAAAGAGTTGATGTCTGCCCTTCAAAAGGCAATAGCGGATAAAGGTGTAAGTGGAGCTATTGAATATTGTAATGCTCAAGCTTTTCCTTTGGTAGAGAAGGTGGGTGAAAAACATGGGGTGGAAGTGAGCCGTGTTTCCCATAATTATCGCAATCCAGCTGACCAACCCAATGAAATGGAGGCCATGTTATTGGATGCTTATGAATATAATGAGGAAAATGGGATAGAGAGCAAGCCCAATATCCAAGAGATAGATGGAGGGGAGGTTTTACTGTACACAAAAGCCATAAAGATTCCTGGTGGACTTTGCTTAAACTGTCATGGGGAACCAGGGAAAGATATTTCTGCAGAAACCTTAATGAAATTGGATGAATTATATCCAAAAGATAAGGCTAAAGGGCATAAAGTTGGAGATCTAAGAGGAATATGGAGTATTGCAATTCCTAAAAAAGAAGTGGTAAAGCGACTATAA
- a CDS encoding thiamine pyrophosphokinase, with amino-acid sequence MSSHHIVKDQQEPALLILDAQDFQFDQISSLLEWVPTVLVAENALDRVLSWGIKVDVILASPNFQKQNLQLLEEQYPVKFLSVQTNNYLEEGLQFLIASKHTAVNILGFDHREAFSLTEKLESLNIVLFDGPMRYFPARSGELKKWFPKGSLQLHAPEKSLIEMKIDKESQWIEVQYATFVEVNNEGLVTFKSLKPFWIGEMQIEEKFNELQLNIMWKSYPLKKSKYGI; translated from the coding sequence ATGTCTTCACACCATATAGTCAAAGACCAACAAGAACCTGCCTTGCTAATTTTGGATGCTCAAGATTTCCAATTTGATCAAATTTCCTCTTTGTTGGAATGGGTACCCACGGTACTTGTGGCAGAAAATGCATTGGACCGGGTTTTGTCCTGGGGAATCAAAGTGGATGTAATATTGGCTTCTCCAAATTTTCAAAAACAAAATCTCCAACTTTTAGAAGAACAATACCCTGTAAAGTTCCTTTCAGTCCAAACCAACAATTATCTGGAGGAGGGTTTGCAATTTCTAATCGCTTCTAAACATACTGCAGTCAATATCCTCGGTTTTGACCACCGTGAAGCCTTTTCCCTGACTGAAAAGCTGGAATCCCTAAACATTGTCCTATTTGATGGACCAATGCGATATTTCCCTGCCCGGTCCGGGGAATTAAAAAAATGGTTTCCAAAAGGTTCACTGCAGTTACATGCTCCCGAAAAAAGCCTGATCGAAATGAAAATCGATAAAGAGAGCCAATGGATCGAGGTACAATATGCCACCTTTGTAGAAGTGAATAATGAAGGGTTGGTTACTTTCAAGTCCCTCAAGCCATTTTGGATTGGGGAAATGCAAATTGAAGAAAAGTTTAATGAGTTGCAACTTAATATTATGTGGAAATCTTACCCTTTGAAGAAATCAAAATATGGTATTTAG
- a CDS encoding 3-hydroxyanthranilate 3,4-dioxygenase, translated as MALSKPINFKRWIDENRHLLKPPVGNQQVYKGNEDFIVMVVGGPNARKDYHYNEGEEFFFQMEGDIVLKVIEDGKPKDIEIKEGEIFLLPPKVPHSPRRPANTVGLVFERYRRPGEKDGFIWYCENCHNKLFEEYEEINDIVKQLPPIMEKFWSNPDHTTCDECGTVMEK; from the coding sequence ATGGCATTATCAAAACCAATCAATTTTAAAAGGTGGATCGATGAAAACCGTCATTTGCTCAAACCACCAGTAGGTAACCAGCAGGTTTACAAAGGAAATGAAGATTTTATTGTCATGGTGGTAGGGGGACCCAATGCGCGGAAAGATTACCATTATAATGAAGGTGAGGAGTTTTTTTTCCAAATGGAAGGGGATATTGTGTTGAAGGTTATTGAGGATGGAAAGCCTAAGGATATAGAAATCAAGGAGGGAGAAATATTTCTTCTGCCTCCCAAAGTTCCTCACAGCCCAAGAAGGCCTGCCAACACCGTTGGGTTAGTCTTTGAACGGTATAGGCGTCCTGGGGAAAAGGATGGTTTTATCTGGTATTGTGAAAATTGTCATAACAAGTTATTTGAGGAATATGAGGAGATCAATGATATAGTAAAGCAATTGCCCCCCATCATGGAAAAGTTTTGGAGCAATCCGGACCATACTACCTGTGATGAATGTGGGACAGTGATGGAGAAATGA
- the kynU gene encoding kynureninase, with protein sequence MTLPNYQYSKEFAREMDKKDPLRKFKDRFIFPKVGGREAIYFCGNSLGLQPKAVKEYVQKELVQWGDKAVDGHFDGEQPWFNVHERAKKALAHIIGAREHEVVAMNSLTCNLHQLMVSFYQPTGERFKIITEAGAFPSDMYMLESQVNFHGFSPEEAIIELSPRDGEHTLRTKDIIDAIEKNANDLALVMMSGLQYYTGQVFDMQQITQAGHRAGAMVGFDLAHAAGNVLLHLHDWEVDFASWCSYKYLNSGPGNVSGIFVHEKYADQPGLKRFAGWWGHVEEERFQMEKGFKPMYGADGWQVSNGNVLGMAAHQASLDIFYEANIHQLRKKSELLTGYLDFLIREIGGQNGVLEIITPKELDQRGCQLSLLVHKGGKAVFDELYQHGIVGDWRNPNVIRIAPTPLYNSFEEVFRFAEILNQSLDKFA encoded by the coding sequence ATGACATTGCCCAATTACCAATATTCAAAGGAATTTGCACGGGAAATGGATAAAAAAGACCCCTTAAGGAAATTTAAAGATCGATTTATTTTTCCAAAGGTGGGAGGGAGAGAAGCCATTTACTTTTGTGGTAATTCTCTTGGCTTACAACCCAAGGCTGTGAAAGAATATGTTCAAAAAGAACTGGTCCAATGGGGGGATAAGGCGGTAGATGGCCATTTTGATGGAGAGCAACCTTGGTTTAATGTTCACGAAAGGGCGAAAAAGGCGCTAGCTCATATTATTGGGGCCCGGGAACATGAGGTGGTGGCTATGAATAGTCTTACTTGCAACCTTCACCAATTGATGGTGTCTTTTTATCAGCCAACTGGTGAAAGGTTTAAAATCATTACCGAAGCAGGAGCCTTTCCTTCCGATATGTATATGTTGGAAAGCCAGGTAAATTTCCATGGTTTTAGCCCAGAGGAGGCTATTATAGAGCTTTCTCCCAGGGATGGCGAACATACCCTGAGGACCAAGGATATCATTGATGCTATTGAAAAAAATGCAAATGATCTAGCATTGGTTATGATGTCAGGCTTGCAATATTATACCGGGCAAGTATTTGATATGCAACAAATCACTCAAGCAGGTCATCGGGCGGGGGCTATGGTGGGTTTTGATTTGGCGCATGCTGCAGGAAATGTTCTCCTCCACCTACATGACTGGGAAGTTGATTTTGCCTCCTGGTGTAGTTACAAATACCTTAATTCGGGCCCGGGAAATGTTTCAGGGATTTTTGTTCATGAAAAATATGCCGATCAACCTGGCCTTAAACGGTTTGCTGGTTGGTGGGGGCATGTTGAGGAGGAGCGTTTTCAAATGGAAAAAGGCTTTAAACCCATGTATGGTGCAGATGGTTGGCAAGTTTCGAATGGAAATGTACTGGGAATGGCTGCCCATCAAGCTTCCTTGGATATATTTTATGAGGCAAATATTCATCAATTAAGAAAGAAAAGTGAACTATTGACCGGTTATTTGGATTTTCTTATACGGGAAATTGGTGGCCAAAATGGGGTGTTGGAAATCATCACCCCAAAAGAACTTGATCAAAGGGGTTGCCAGTTGTCCTTGCTTGTCCACAAAGGTGGAAAGGCAGTATTTGATGAGCTATATCAACATGGAATTGTTGGGGACTGGCGAAATCCCAATGTTATTAGAATAGCTCCCACTCCCTTGTATAACAGTTTTGAAGAGGTGTTTCGATTTGCAGAGATATTGAATCAATCCTTGGATAAATTTGCTTAA
- a CDS encoding FAD-dependent oxidoreductase produces the protein MKNNNVGIIGAGLIGSLLGIYLSKKGMDVSIYEKRSDQRKKDKAQEGRSINMALSDRGWKALEKIGLKDKVKDSSIPMYGRRIHDEHGQTTFLSYGKENQAIYSISRSHFNQILIEEAEKEGVNLCFDHRCDHVDIYKNEMYFSLPDGRKLKKVPDVILGADGAYSSLRDAMQKQARFNYKQEYISHGYKELSIPPKDGDFAMDPNALHIWPRGTFMLIALPNPDKSFTCTLFLPFEGEKVCFEKINDEEDLESVFRTYFNDAYRLMPNLNEEFFGNPTSSLITIECYPWVAHKSLLIGDSSHAMVPFYGQGMNCGFEDCFILDGLIEKFGTTSWDLVFEKFQKIRKPDTDAICQLALDNFLEMRDSVANPKFLIRKKIEAKLHELYPEEWIPLYTMVTFTDLSYADAYAQGKLQDEVMDRVMSDPLITQNWQNLDYEDIIHQIETAKLV, from the coding sequence ATGAAAAACAATAACGTAGGCATAATTGGAGCAGGACTGATCGGCTCGCTATTGGGTATTTACCTTAGCAAGAAAGGAATGGATGTTTCCATTTACGAAAAACGGTCTGACCAACGGAAAAAAGATAAAGCCCAAGAAGGGAGATCTATTAATATGGCTTTGAGTGACCGTGGTTGGAAAGCCTTGGAAAAAATTGGGCTTAAGGATAAAGTAAAGGATTCTTCCATCCCAATGTATGGAAGAAGGATCCATGATGAACATGGACAAACTACCTTTTTATCCTATGGAAAAGAAAATCAAGCTATTTATTCGATATCAAGAAGTCATTTTAATCAGATATTGATAGAAGAAGCTGAGAAGGAGGGGGTTAATCTTTGTTTTGACCATCGCTGTGACCATGTGGATATATATAAAAATGAAATGTATTTTTCCCTTCCTGATGGACGCAAGCTCAAAAAGGTTCCAGATGTTATTTTAGGAGCTGATGGGGCTTATTCTTCCTTGAGGGATGCCATGCAAAAGCAAGCCCGGTTTAATTATAAGCAGGAATATATTTCCCATGGATATAAGGAATTGTCTATTCCCCCAAAAGATGGGGATTTTGCCATGGATCCCAATGCCCTTCATATTTGGCCTCGAGGAACTTTTATGTTAATTGCGCTTCCCAATCCTGACAAATCATTTACTTGTACCTTGTTTCTGCCATTTGAGGGGGAAAAGGTATGTTTTGAAAAAATCAATGATGAAGAGGATTTGGAAAGTGTATTCAGAACCTATTTTAATGATGCATACCGTTTAATGCCAAATTTGAATGAGGAGTTCTTTGGAAACCCAACCTCTTCTTTGATCACCATAGAATGTTATCCCTGGGTCGCCCACAAGTCACTATTGATAGGGGATTCTTCTCACGCCATGGTGCCATTTTATGGTCAAGGGATGAACTGTGGTTTTGAGGATTGTTTTATTTTGGATGGCTTGATTGAAAAATTTGGGACTACCTCCTGGGATTTAGTTTTCGAGAAATTCCAAAAAATCAGAAAACCGGATACAGATGCAATTTGTCAATTGGCGTTGGATAATTTTCTTGAGATGAGGGACAGCGTGGCTAACCCTAAATTTTTGATCAGGAAAAAAATTGAGGCCAAGTTGCATGAACTGTACCCTGAAGAGTGGATTCCTTTATATACCATGGTGACATTCACGGATTTGAGTTATGCAGATGCATATGCTCAGGGAAAATTGCAGGATGAAGTAATGGACAGGGTAATGTCAGATCCCTTGATTACCCAAAACTGGCAAAATCTCGATTATGAGGATATTATCCATCAGATAGAAACTGCCAAGTTGGTATAA
- a CDS encoding DoxX family protein — protein sequence MKNFLFSNNPIATNIALLLVRVSAAAMMMTHGWAKITKFSEYLTQFPDPLGIGTATSLQLTIFAEFFCSILLALGFMSRLAIIPMAITMLVAAFVIHGGDPFADKELSLLYLVIFILLFMRGPGNISMDAQIVKKRRY from the coding sequence ATGAAAAACTTCCTTTTTTCCAACAATCCAATTGCTACCAATATTGCCTTATTGCTGGTTAGGGTGAGTGCCGCAGCTATGATGATGACACATGGTTGGGCCAAAATCACCAAATTCAGCGAATATTTGACCCAATTTCCAGATCCCTTAGGGATTGGAACAGCTACATCTCTGCAATTGACCATTTTTGCAGAGTTTTTCTGTTCCATTCTTTTGGCACTGGGATTTATGAGCAGGCTGGCCATTATTCCTATGGCCATCACCATGTTGGTAGCAGCATTTGTAATTCATGGTGGAGATCCATTTGCGGACAAAGAACTTTCTTTACTATATCTGGTGATTTTTATTTTACTATTTATGAGAGGTCCGGGGAACATTTCCATGGATGCCCAGATAGTCAAAAAAAGAAGGTATTGA
- a CDS encoding nucleotidyltransferase family protein: MHKPTLLILAAGIGSRYGGNKQIDGFGPNGETIIEYSIYDAIRAGFGKVVFIVREEILDLVKTNIVDKIGNKIEIDFAIQSLESYVPEEYQEPDRVKPFGTAHAVLCAKDKINEPFAVINADDFYGKEAFKELGDFLQNQVKENKHCMVGYAIKDVLSENGTVSRGICETNKDNELIGMTERTAITREEGKILSKSDGDVIEIDPDNPVSMNCWGFHPSFFDETERIWKAFLPENKGNLKAEFYIPTVVNTLIEENKASFSILKGGKTWFGVTYSKDKPVVIDALKKLHNNGDYPEKLWD; encoded by the coding sequence ATGCATAAACCAACACTTTTAATTTTAGCCGCAGGAATAGGAAGCCGATATGGTGGAAACAAGCAAATCGATGGTTTTGGACCTAATGGAGAAACCATAATTGAATACTCTATTTATGATGCCATCCGTGCAGGATTTGGAAAAGTAGTTTTTATTGTCAGAGAAGAAATCCTTGATTTGGTCAAAACCAATATTGTAGATAAAATCGGAAACAAAATAGAAATTGATTTTGCCATTCAGTCCTTAGAAAGCTATGTTCCCGAAGAATATCAGGAACCGGACAGGGTAAAACCATTTGGAACTGCCCATGCAGTTTTGTGTGCAAAGGACAAAATCAATGAACCATTTGCGGTAATTAATGCAGATGACTTTTATGGAAAAGAGGCATTCAAGGAACTGGGTGATTTTCTTCAAAACCAGGTAAAAGAAAATAAACATTGCATGGTTGGATATGCTATCAAGGATGTACTTTCTGAAAATGGAACTGTGAGTCGGGGGATTTGTGAAACAAATAAGGACAATGAGTTAATTGGTATGACTGAAAGGACTGCCATTACCCGTGAGGAAGGAAAAATCCTAAGCAAATCGGATGGGGATGTCATTGAAATTGATCCTGACAATCCCGTATCCATGAATTGCTGGGGCTTTCACCCATCATTTTTTGATGAAACAGAAAGGATTTGGAAAGCTTTCCTTCCTGAAAACAAGGGGAATTTAAAGGCAGAATTTTACATCCCAACAGTTGTAAACACCCTTATTGAAGAAAACAAAGCATCTTTCTCCATCTTAAAAGGAGGTAAAACCTGGTTTGGGGTCACCTATTCCAAGGATAAACCTGTGGTCATAGATGCCTTGAAAAAATTACATAACAATGGGGATTATCCCGAAAAGCTTTGGGATTAA
- a CDS encoding P-II family nitrogen regulator — protein MKKVEAIIRTSRFEVIHKCIAALGVKFLTFYEVKGMGLEHAKKETYRGVAYEPAFIPRTKLEIVVTEDLVQPLIDCILKEGRTGEIGDGKIFVTDVLEAYRVRNSDEGPSAL, from the coding sequence ATGAAAAAAGTGGAGGCAATAATTAGGACATCTCGATTCGAGGTGATTCATAAGTGTATCGCAGCCTTGGGCGTAAAATTCCTAACCTTCTATGAAGTGAAAGGAATGGGCCTGGAGCATGCGAAGAAAGAGACGTATAGAGGGGTAGCCTACGAACCAGCATTTATTCCAAGGACTAAATTGGAAATTGTAGTCACTGAGGATCTGGTGCAGCCGTTAATCGACTGTATTTTGAAGGAAGGTAGAACAGGTGAAATCGGAGATGGAAAAATCTTTGTCACTGATGTGTTGGAGGCATACCGGGTAAGGAACAGTGACGAGGGGCCTTCAGCCCTTTAA
- a CDS encoding ammonium transporter, producing MNQEIFTINNVWMMVATILVFIMHLGFAALECGLTRAKNTINILFKNTIIPALGLLTYAFIGFNLMYPGDVFSGGFLGLSGLGLSLPEGWDTSAYSEGYTFFTDFIFQAMFAATAATIVSGAVAERIKLGPFLFFSLIYVGICYPIVGMWKWGGGFLDTLSTPFYDFAGSTIVHSVGGWGALVGAYLLGPRIGKFTERGMNAIPGHNIPMAVIGVFLLWFGWFGFNGGSVLSADPGTVSLVFVTTSIAGAAGAFGALIASYLKFKSYDITMVLNGILAGLVGITAGADQMAVWESAVIGLIGGALVVFAVVFFDRLKVDDPVGAISVHLVGGIWGTLAVGIFGDLASFSQFISQLIGVAAVGVFCLVSSWILFYGMKKTVGIRVHEQEEVEGLDISEHSMRAYPDFATKE from the coding sequence ATGAATCAAGAAATATTTACCATCAACAATGTGTGGATGATGGTTGCCACAATACTAGTGTTTATTATGCACCTGGGCTTTGCTGCTTTGGAATGTGGCTTGACCCGGGCCAAAAATACCATAAACATTTTATTTAAGAACACCATTATCCCTGCTTTAGGATTATTGACATATGCTTTTATTGGGTTTAACCTTATGTACCCTGGAGATGTTTTTTCTGGCGGTTTTTTGGGTCTGAGCGGTTTAGGGTTAAGTCTTCCTGAAGGTTGGGATACATCCGCGTATAGCGAGGGGTATACCTTCTTTACAGACTTTATCTTTCAGGCAATGTTTGCTGCAACAGCAGCTACCATTGTGTCTGGAGCAGTTGCAGAAAGGATCAAACTGGGGCCATTTCTGTTTTTCTCCCTGATTTATGTAGGGATTTGTTACCCAATAGTTGGTATGTGGAAATGGGGAGGTGGATTCTTGGATACCCTTAGTACCCCGTTTTATGATTTTGCCGGCTCTACTATTGTTCACTCCGTAGGCGGATGGGGAGCATTGGTTGGTGCGTATTTGTTAGGTCCAAGAATTGGGAAGTTCACTGAAAGAGGTATGAATGCTATTCCTGGTCATAATATCCCAATGGCAGTTATTGGGGTGTTTTTACTATGGTTTGGATGGTTTGGATTTAACGGTGGTTCCGTGTTGAGTGCAGACCCAGGTACCGTTTCTTTGGTTTTCGTAACTACCTCCATTGCAGGTGCAGCAGGAGCTTTTGGAGCATTAATTGCTTCTTACTTGAAGTTCAAGTCCTACGATATTACCATGGTGCTTAATGGGATATTGGCTGGTTTGGTAGGGATTACTGCCGGTGCAGATCAAATGGCCGTTTGGGAATCTGCCGTTATCGGATTGATCGGGGGAGCTTTGGTAGTTTTTGCTGTTGTTTTCTTTGACAGATTAAAAGTGGATGATCCAGTGGGTGCTATTTCTGTTCACTTGGTTGGTGGAATTTGGGGTACCCTTGCCGTTGGAATCTTTGGTGATTTGGCCAGCTTTTCCCAGTTCATTTCCCAGTTGATAGGAGTAGCCGCAGTTGGAGTTTTCTGCTTAGTATCCAGTTGGATTTTATTCTATGGAATGAAAAAGACTGTAGGCATCCGGGTCCATGAACAAGAAGAAGTTGAAGGCTTGGATATTAGTGAGCATAGCATGAGGGCCTATCCAGATTTTGCTACCAAGGAGTAA
- a CDS encoding HupE/UreJ family protein, producing MNQFQAYFNTGIHHVLNIYAFHHILFIAVLCAIYLLRDWKKLLVLATGFTVGHLIALGIAILNLFSISNNLVNFLIPILILITAFFNILKPRPSSGNSIQANYVFALFYGLIHALGYSNYLRGKFGSGTAIIEPMLGFNLGVEVGQLAVVGILILLSSILIGLLGVNRKEWALVLSSLVMGMAIMMVLDARYW from the coding sequence ATGAACCAATTTCAAGCATATTTTAATACAGGCATCCATCATGTTTTAAACATTTACGCTTTTCACCATATTCTTTTCATTGCTGTTCTATGTGCCATTTATCTTTTAAGGGATTGGAAAAAGTTACTTGTTTTGGCTACCGGATTCACAGTTGGCCATTTAATCGCTCTTGGAATAGCCATTTTGAACCTTTTTTCCATCAGCAATAACCTTGTCAATTTCTTAATCCCAATTCTAATCCTAATCACAGCTTTTTTCAATATACTCAAACCCCGACCTTCAAGTGGCAATAGCATTCAAGCTAATTATGTTTTTGCCTTATTTTATGGTTTGATTCACGCATTAGGTTATTCCAATTATTTAAGAGGGAAATTTGGAAGTGGCACTGCCATTATAGAACCCATGTTAGGATTTAACCTAGGTGTAGAGGTAGGACAATTGGCAGTAGTAGGCATTTTAATCCTATTATCTTCTATTTTAATCGGTCTTTTGGGGGTCAATAGAAAGGAATGGGCTTTAGTTCTTTCCTCCCTGGTAATGGGAATGGCAATTATGATGGTTTTAGATGCCCGTTATTGGTAA
- a CDS encoding aldehyde dehydrogenase family protein, whose translation MNQSFTGVSTSRIDEFFSSQEKQAIKLRSSTREERSEKLMRLKDWIKTNQGEIRKAIYADFKKPATEVDLTDTTFVLLEINLALKKLAQWMAEKKVSTPTHMLGSKSFIHYEPKGTVLIISPWNFPFNLTIGPLVSAIAAGCTVTIKPSELTPHTSALIRRLVEENFNENEVAVFEGGQEIANLLLSKPFDHIHFIGSTNVGKMVMKAASQNLSSVTLQLGGKSPIILDKGINLRDAAHKIAFGKFMNCGQTCIAPDYLLLHESQQDLFIQELSLQVKRMFSSNPKAGALSKDYGRIINSENLDRLKFLLNDAQLKGAKIIYGGKIIENELFMEPTILEGINDEMLLMQEEIFGPILPIITYNQIEDIVNLINQKPKPLAQYIFTKENFVVDFLLKNTSSGTVCVNDCGLQFMQNKLPFGGINQSGMGKTHGYAGFLSFSNEKSVLKQRVGRTLPKILYPPYGFRKIKITQTLMNWLFRK comes from the coding sequence ATGAACCAATCATTTACAGGGGTATCTACTTCAAGAATTGATGAGTTTTTTTCTTCCCAGGAAAAACAAGCCATAAAGCTCCGTTCGTCCACAAGGGAAGAAAGGTCCGAAAAGCTGATGCGGTTAAAAGATTGGATCAAAACCAACCAGGGAGAAATCCGGAAAGCCATTTATGCGGATTTTAAAAAACCAGCTACTGAAGTAGATTTGACAGACACTACTTTTGTACTTTTAGAAATTAATTTGGCCCTTAAAAAACTTGCTCAGTGGATGGCAGAAAAAAAAGTGAGTACTCCTACCCATATGCTGGGGAGTAAATCTTTTATCCACTATGAACCCAAAGGAACGGTTCTGATTATTTCTCCGTGGAATTTTCCCTTCAATTTAACCATAGGCCCCTTGGTTTCAGCAATAGCAGCAGGTTGCACAGTTACTATCAAACCTTCAGAACTGACTCCCCACACCTCTGCTCTGATCCGTAGATTGGTGGAAGAAAATTTTAATGAAAATGAAGTGGCAGTTTTTGAAGGTGGGCAAGAAATTGCCAACTTATTACTTTCAAAACCCTTCGATCACATCCACTTTATCGGTAGCACCAATGTGGGAAAAATGGTGATGAAAGCAGCCTCCCAAAACCTTTCTTCAGTCACCCTTCAATTAGGGGGAAAATCCCCCATTATACTGGACAAAGGGATTAATCTTAGGGATGCGGCTCACAAAATAGCTTTTGGCAAATTCATGAATTGTGGTCAAACCTGCATCGCACCTGACTACCTTTTACTTCATGAATCACAACAAGACCTTTTTATTCAGGAATTGTCCCTACAGGTCAAAAGAATGTTTTCCTCTAATCCCAAAGCAGGGGCCTTGAGCAAGGATTATGGAAGGATAATAAATTCTGAAAATTTGGACCGGTTAAAATTCTTGCTAAATGATGCTCAACTTAAAGGGGCCAAGATTATTTACGGAGGTAAAATAATTGAAAATGAGCTTTTTATGGAACCCACCATATTAGAAGGGATAAATGATGAAATGCTCCTTATGCAGGAAGAAATTTTTGGCCCCATCCTTCCCATAATTACTTATAATCAAATTGAAGATATCGTAAACCTGATCAATCAAAAACCAAAGCCTTTAGCCCAATACATTTTCACTAAGGAAAATTTTGTTGTAGATTTTCTCCTTAAGAATACAAGCTCTGGAACTGTTTGTGTCAATGATTGCGGATTACAGTTTATGCAAAACAAACTCCCCTTTGGAGGAATAAATCAAAGCGGAATGGGGAAAACCCATGGCTATGCAGGTTTTTTGTCTTTTTCCAATGAAAAGTCGGTTCTAAAACAAAGGGTAGGGAGGACTCTTCCCAAAATACTTTATCCCCCATATGGATTTAGAAAAATAAAAATCACGCAAACCCTGATGAACTGGTTATTTCGGAAATAG